A region of Zeugodacus cucurbitae isolate PBARC_wt_2022May chromosome 5, idZeuCucr1.2, whole genome shotgun sequence DNA encodes the following proteins:
- the LOC105208799 gene encoding uncharacterized protein LOC105208799 — protein MVNMLRNISYLSCLLFVSICCLAQAKPPEIVLYEGDDCVTNKYEGICSVEKQCPHLEATMTRKGLVANNVGHCGYTVYEEIICCPSDNPERPLYKKYFEPTIIHQSITMIITSTTIIQTEKIGDDLIFTPLNLKVM, from the exons atggtaAACATGTTGAGAAATATTAGCTACCTGTCGTGCTTACTATTCGTGTCCATTTGCTGCTTAGCCCAGGCAAAACCGCCAGAAATAGTGTTATATG AGGGCGATGACTGCGTTACCAACAAGTATGAGGGTATCTGTTCGGTGGAGAAGCAATGTCCACATTTAGAGGCGACCATGACCAGGAAAGGCCTAGTGGCCAATAATGTCGGTCACTGCGGCTATACGGTCTACGAAGAAATCATTTGTTGTCC TTCGGACAATCCAGAGCGACCgctgtacaaaaaatatttcgaacccACTATTATACACCAATCTATAACAATGATTATCACCTCGACAACGATTATACAAACGGAGAAAATCGGCGATGATTTGATATTCACTCCACTCAATCTGAAAGTGATGtag